A window of the Fusarium poae strain DAOMC 252244 chromosome 3, whole genome shotgun sequence genome harbors these coding sequences:
- a CDS encoding hypothetical protein (BUSCO:14924at5125), with the protein MRSFRAHRVPKTVRLWPQRRFYAVRVPGECQKDIRTVAELKAWGPSSPVPDVEVSGWVRSVRKSSGVRFIDITDGSSMRPVQVVVDKSLAADMRPGAAVRLKGTWVDESGKKSSIDGSAQTSDTAVECETSISPEQPELKVSEVEILGGSDPMTYPIQNKYQSPESLRTISHLRPRTPLNSTMLRLRSDATAMLTQFFFRERFQQTHPPIITSSDCEGAGEAFAVKASSPDEFFREPKYLTVSSQLHLEALAQALGNVWTLSPTFRAEQSDTSRHLSEFYMLEAEMSFVDDMNEVMNLAQRMLNSLTSGLKELNAAKELEHNRVDSKEPSERLAFKDLVEQEHLDRRWRGMLTTTTWPRITYSEAIEILEPIADQFEYKPQWGAGLQSEHEKYLAEKIGYDETTDAYVPVFITQYPRDIKAFYMRQSSSPPSFGLTVDCFDLLVPNVGELAGGSMREHRLPQLEENMRALGLEVPSKRSAGGKELAWYLDLRRWGCPPHGGFGLGFDRLLSYLSGVQNVRDVVPFPRHYHRCDC; encoded by the exons ATGAGATCGTTCCGTGCACACAGAGTTCCAAAAACGGTAAGACTATGGCCCCAACGAAGGTTTTACGCGGTTAGGGTTCCTGGCGAGTGCCAGAAGGATATCAGGACCGTGGCTGAGCTCAAAGCGTGGGGTCCGTCATCCCCTGTGCCTGATGTTGAGGTTTCTGGATGGGTAAGATCAGTACGAAAGAGCTCAGGGGTACGGTTTATCGATATCACCGACGGCTCTTCCATGCGGCCTGTTCAAGTGGTTGTGGATAAGAGTTTAGCTGCCGA CATGCGCCCAGGCGCAGCTGTCCGCCTAAAAGGAACATGGGTTGATGAGAGCGGGAAGAAATCTTCCATTGATGGCTCGGCTCAGACTTCTGATACCGCGGTTGAGTGCGAGACTTCGATAAGTCCAGAACAGCCTGAGCTGAAAGTATCAGAGGTGGAAATCCTAGGTGGTTCTGACCCCATG ACATACCCGATACAGAACAAATACCAGTCTCCTGAAAGTCTTCGAACCATCTCCCATCTTCGACCGCGAACACCTCTCAACTCCACTATGCTACGCCTGCGGTCAGATGCCACCGCCATGCTCACACAATTCTTTTTCCGCGAGAGATTTCAACAGACGCATCCCCCTATAATTACTTCATCTGATTGCGAAGGGGCGGGCGAGGCATTCGCTGTCAAGGCATCGTCTCCAGATGAGTTCTTCCGTGAGCCCAAGTATCTGACGGTTTCCTCTCAACTTCACCTCGAGGCTCTCGCCCAAGCTCTCGGCAATGTCTGGACCTTGTCCCCAACTTTCCGAGCTGAACAGAGTGATACTTCACGACATCTCAGCGAATTCTATATGCTCGAGGCGGAGATGAGTTTCGTCGACGACATGAATGAAGTCATGAACCTGGCACAGCGCATGCTGAACTCGCTGACAAGCGGCCTGAAGGAACTCAATGCTGCTAAGGAACTTGAACATAATCGGGTTGATTCGAAGGAGCCTTCCGAGCGTCTCGCGTTCAAAGACCTCGTTGAGCAAGAACATCTGGACCGCCGATGGCGAGGCATGCTCACAACTACGACATGGCCTCGCATTACTTACAGTGAAGCTATTGAGATCTTGGAGCCTATTGCCGATCAGTTCGAATATAAGCCTCAATGGGGCGCTGGATTGCAGTCTGAGCATGAGAAGTATCTTGCGGAGAAGATTGGGTACGACGAGACTACAGATGCCTATGTCCCAGTATTCATCACACAATACCCGCGAGatataaaggctttctaCATGCGACAGTCGTCTTCGCCCCCATCATTTGGTTTGACGGTTGACTGTTTCGACCTCTTAGTTCCCAATGTGGGAGAACTGGCTGGTGGCTCTATGCGTGAACATCGACTGCCCCAGCTTGAAGAAAACATGCGAGCACTGGGACTCGAGGTCCCTAGCAAACGCTCTGCTGGAGGCAAGGAACTGGCATGGTACCTCGACTTGCGTCGTTGGGGTTGTCCTCCTCATGGTGGCTTTGGACTTGGTTTCGATCGACTCCTGAGTTACCTCTCTGGCGTGCAGAACGTCCGCGATGTTGTCCCCTTCCCGCGCCACTATCATCGATGTGACTGCTGA
- a CDS encoding hypothetical protein (BUSCO:35362at5125) → MAPPRSSRVRPSEVAADTKRNFIPLVKKNYGEMFPPYSYLYRQPIAQLAIQRQKPSTRPPTFRIDVGDPVMQALAYAGMDTQQSEAMGGPRVRIPFICAANERRPGGDWETGCVGYEEKLCRRSNLSATLNTPWPNSPESNNYPIPSQGGIFSDAVVVCRGPHDRYDRLDSWYDLPVVSVPPTRWPKLKDNGLKYSFAEEREMTRDKLRGALRICLYNGYDRVVIGDFGLGNGYRNPPQELAELWRDVFLFDPDLRGQFAYVVFVFEDPQQSTMRHILDEIVKKESGSKSKSRSGSSTSSTTSKSHSNVPTDRQIFEHVFDPAEVDRVLRQPDPRYGLGMITT, encoded by the coding sequence ATGGCGCCTCCAAGATCTAGCCGGGTACGGCCTTCAGAGGTTGCAGCTGATACTAAGAGGAACTTTATACCGCTTGTGAAAAAGAACTATGGCGAGATGTTTCCACCATACTCTTACCTCTACCGGCAGCCCATTGCACAACTCGCCATCCAGCGTCAGAAACCTTCAACACGGCCACCAACGTTCAGAATCGATGTTGGAGATCCGGTCATGCAGGCATTGGCCTACGCAGGCATGGACACACAACAAAGCGAGGCCATGGGTGGCCCCCGCGTTCGTATTCCTTTCATTTGCGCTGCCAATGAACGCAGGCCTGGAGGGGACTGGGAAACTGGATGCGTCGGGTATGAGGAAAAGCTATGCAGACGAAGCAACCTTTCAGCCACACTCAATACACCTTGGCCAAACTCCCCAGAGTCCAACAACTATCCCATTCCATCACAAGGCGGTATCTTTTCGGATGCTGTAGTGGTCTGCCGTGGTCCTCACGATCGTTACGATAGGCTAGACAGCTGGTATGACCTCCCCGTCGTGTCAGTACCACCGACCAGGTGGCCAAAACTCAAGGACAACGGCCTCAAATACTCTTTTGCAGAAGAACGTGAGATGACCCGCGATAAGCTTCGTGGCGCTCTCCGCATATGCCTTTACAACGGATACGACCGTGTGGTCATTGGGGACTTTGGTTTGGGCAATGGATATCGCAACCCTCCTCAAGAGCTGGCAGAGCTCTGGCGGGATGTCTTCCTTTTCGATCCTGACTTACGAGGGCAATTTGCCTACgtggtctttgtctttgaagaCCCTCAACAAAGTACAATGCGCCACATTCTAGATGAGATCGTTAAAAAGGAAAGCGGCTCAAAGAGCAAATCCAGATCTGGATCATCAACCTCATCTACGACAAGCAAAAGCCACAGCAATGTCCCTACTGATCGCCAAATTTTTGAACATGTCTTTGATCCCGCAGAGgtagaccgagttcttcgacAGCCTGATCCACGATACGGACTTGGTATGATTACAACATGA
- a CDS encoding hypothetical protein (BUSCO:4381at5125), whose protein sequence is MADYAQYHALGQGEVIDPNDPNRTSQPNPQQFQPPIAPSPYQQQASPYGAPQYLGGQQAPPPMTGSPAPVPGYGYAPPLTQGSPGQAAPPLDASLAAQMGGMSLGEGHGTTRKKKKDRHAYHTVEATGSSQAFNGMPAVGTSATQFLDSVPGGPGFGGQFGSPQGTPQMQSQSQFGAPAFSPGPMATQPPVGEGIDAASISTSGPKGVSSDDLPSVPASRDALQQYYLKNVYPTFERHVPPPSTVSFVAHDQGNSSPKYTRLTMNNIPATQDALQATGLSLGLLLQPLAPLQAGEPDVPVLDFGEPGPPRCRRCRAYMNPFMMFRSGGNKFVCNLCSYPNETPAEYFAATNPQGVRVDRDSRPELCRGTVEFVVPKEYWTREPVGLRWLFLIDVTQESYNKGYVEAFCEGIRVALYGGEDQELDDNGEPKRRIPEGTKIGFVTYDKDIHFYNVNPALDQAQMMIMPDLEDPFVPLSEGLFVDPYESKDVITSLLTRLPDMFSTIKNPEPALLAALNSALSALEATGGKVVASCSALPTWGPGRLFLRDNGNQPGGEIDKKLYTTEHPAWKKVAEKMAASGVGVDFFLAAPSGGYLDIATIGHVAATTGGETFYYPNFIAGRDSRKLSLEISHAVTRETGFQALMKVRCSNGLQVAGYHGNFIQHTFGADLEIGVIDADKAMGVTFSYDGKLDSKLDAHFQSALLYTTASGERRVRCSNVIASVTETSKESGVREQGIRECLKFVDQDAVIGMLAKEASTKLATTSSNLKDIRHWLSEKAIDVLACYRKHASQQHPPGQLVMPERLKEYCMYLLGLIKCRAIKGGIENSDRRVHEMRMLRSMGGLELSLYLYPRMIPVHNLAPEEGFADPETGHLKMPPAIRTSFSRVEPGGVYLVDNGQQCLLWFHSQTSPNLISDLFGEDKDSLKSLDPYTSALPQLETHLNAQVRNIIEFLRTMRGSKGLTIQLARQGIDGAEFDFARMLVEDRNNEAQSYVDWLVHIHKGVQLELSGQRKKEGDETSSAALSNFAGLRPSYW, encoded by the exons ATGGCCGACTACGCCCAATACCACGCCCTCGGCCAGGGTGAGGTCATTGACCCGAACGACCCCAATCGAACCTCGCAGCCCAATCCTCAGCAATTCCAACCACCCATCGCTCCCTCGCCTTACCAGCAACAAGCATCACCATATGGTGCACCTCAGTATCTCGGAGGTcaacaagctcctcctcCCATGACTGGATCCCCTGCTCCAGTTCCAGGTTATGGATATGCGCCTCCCCTAACTCAGGGATCTCCAGGCCAAGCTGCGCCTCCACTAGATGCTTCGCTGGCTGCTCAGATGGGTGGGATGAGCTTGGGAGAAGGACACGGCACAAcgaggaaaaagaagaaggaccgACATGCCTATCATACCGTCGAAGCTACCGGATCTTCACAGGCCTTCAATGGCATGCCTGCAGTGGGAACTTCTGCTACCCAATTTCTCGACAGCGTTCCAGGTGGCCCTGGGTTCGGGGGTCAATTTGGAAGTCCCCAGGGAACCCCCCAAATGCAAAGTCAGAGTCAGTTCGGTGCACCGGCCTTCAGTCCTGGCCCTATGGCTACTCAGCCTCCTGTCGGTGAGGGCATCGATGCGGCATCCATCTCGACCAGCGGGCCCAAAGGAGTATCGTCCGATGACCTGCCCAGTGTACCGGCCTCGCGAGACGCTTTGCAACAATACTACCTCAAGAACGTATACCCGACATTCGAACGACATGTTCCACCGCCATCCACAGTTTCATTTGTTGCCCATGATCAGGGCAACTCATCCCCGAAGTACACTCGACTTACCATGAATAATATCCCTGCAACCCAGGATGCACTACAAGCCACGGGACTGTCGCTCGGACTTCTTCTGCAGCCTCTGGCTCCTTTGCAGGCTGGAGAGCCCGATGTTCCAGTACTTGACTTTGGCGAACCCGGCCCCCCACGTTGTAGACGATGCCGAGCTTACATGAACCCCTTTATGATGTTCCGTTCAGGCGGAAACAAGTTCGTCTGTAACCTCTGCTCATATCCGAACGAAACCCCTGCTGAATATTTCGCTGCGACCAACCCGCAAGGCGTTCGAGTTGACCGTGATAGTCGTCCTGAGCTGTGCCGTGGTACTGTGGAGTTTGTGGTACCTAAGGAGTACTGGACCAGGGAGCCAGTTGGCCTACGATGGTTGTTCCTTATTGATGTTACCCAAGAATCTTACAACAAGGGTTATGTCGAGGCGTTTTGCGAGGGTATCCGTGTCGCTCTATATGGTGGCGAAGACCAAGAATTGGACGACAACGGAGAACCGAAACGTAGAATACCAGAAGGTACCAAGATTGGCTTTGTCACTTATGACAAGGATATTCACTTCTACAATGTTAAC CCTGCCCTTGATCAAGCCCAAATGATGATCATGCCCGATCTTGAGGACCCCTTTGTACCCCTGAGCGAGGGACTCTTTGTTGACCCATACGAGTCCAAGGATGTGATTACGTCTCTGTTGACTAGATTGCCAGACATGTTCTCAACAATCAAGAACCCCGAACCCGCTCTTTTGGCTGCCTTGAACTCGGCACTTTCTGCGCTTGAGGCCACGGGAGGTAAGGTGGTGGCATCATGCTCTGCCCTACCGACCTGGGGCCCTGGTCGCCTGTTTTTGCGTGATAATGGCAACCAACCTGGAGGCGAAATAGATAAGAAGCTTTACACAACCGAGCATCCAGCTTGGAAGAAGGTCGCTGAGAAAATGGCAGCCTCGGGAGTAGGCGTTGATTTCTTCCTCGCTGCTCCATCGGGCGGCTACCTCGATATTGCTACCATCG GTCACGTTGCTGCAACTACCGGCGGAGAAACATTCTATTATCCCAACTTCATCGCTGGGAGGGACAGCCGAAAACTGTCGCTTGAGATTTCCCATGCTGTGACCCGTGAAACTGGTTTCCAGGCTCTCATGAAAGTTCGATGCTCCAACGGACTTCAAGTTGCTGGCTACCATGGAAACTTTATCCAGCACACGTTCGGTGCTGATTTGGAGATCGGTGTTATTGACGCTGACAAGGCGATGGGTGTCACGTTCAGTTACGATGGAAAACTGGATTCCAAGCTGGATGCCCATTTTCAGTCCGCCCTCCTTTATACCACAGCTTCTGGCGAACGCCGTGTGCGGTGCTCCAACGTTATTGCTAGCGTCACCGAGACATCTAAGGAATCAGGTGTGCGTGAGCAAGGTATTCGTGAGTGCCTCAAGTTTGTTGACCAAGACGCCGTAATCGGTATGCTGGCCAAGGAGGCTAGCACGAAGCTGGCGACGACGTCAAGTAACCTCAAGGATATTCGCCACTGGCTGAGCGAGAAGGCTATTGATGTTCTTGCTTGCTATAGAAAACATGCCTCTCAGCAACACCCACCAGGACAGCTTGTCATGCCCGAGCGACTCAAAGAGTACTGCATGTATCTTCTCGGTCTCATCAAATGCCGAGCTATCAAGGGTGGCATTGAGAATTCCGACCGCAGAGTACACGAAATGCGTATGCTTCGTTCCATGGGAGGTCTTGAGCTCAGCTTGTATCTGTACCCCCGTATGATTCCTGTTCATAATCTGGCACCCGAAGAAGGTTTCGCCGACCCTGAGACAGGCCATCTGAAGATGCCACCTGCAATTCGCACGTCATTCTCTCGAGTGGAACCCGGCGGCGTGTATCTTGTGGACAATGGCCAACAATGTCTCCTTTGGTTCCACTCCCAAACATCCCCTAACCTCATCTCTGATCTATTCGGTGAGGACAAGGACTCCCTCAAGAGCTTGGATCCGTATACATCGGCTCTACCACAACTTGAGACACACTTGAATGCTCAAGTTCGCAACATCATCGAGTTTCTTCGTACGATGCGGGGTTCCAAGGGTCTTACGATCCAGCTTGCCAGACAAGGTATTGATGGTGCTGAATTTGATTTTGCCCGCATGCTTGTGGAGGACAGAAACAACGAGGCTCAGAGTTATGTGGACTGGCTGGTTCATATTCACAAGGGTGTTCAATTGGAG TTGAGCGGACAGCGTAAGAAGGAGGGCGATGAGACCTCCTCAGCAGCCTTGTCCAACTTTGCAGGCTTAAGACCATCTTATTGGTAG
- a CDS encoding hypothetical protein (BUSCO:59684at5125), translated as MPAKAAAAPKKASGHASYQDMITDAIVNLKDRKGSSRQSLKKYVKANNTLNVTDNMFDSLFNKALKAGVDKGVFEQPKGPSGGTKLAKKQPEPKKAAAPKKVAEKKESAEKPVAKKPAAKKAAAPKKPAAEKKAAAPKKAAAEKKTTEKKTTDKAEKTEKAEKAAPAKAAPKKAAAPKKAAAPKKTADKAEKPETALTKTKAGRVAKTTKAAPAKKAAAPKKAAPKKAAATKA; from the exons ATGCCTGCCAAAGCTGCCGCCGCTCCCAAGAAGGCCTCTGGCCACGCCAGCTACCAG GACATGATCACTGATGCTATTGTCAAC CTCAAGGACCGAAAGGGCTCTAG CCGTCAATCTTTGAAGAAATATGTCAAGGCCAACAACACTCTCAATGTCACCGACAACATGTTTGACTCTTTGTTCAACAAGGCCTTGAAGGCTGGTGTTGACAAGGGTGTATTTGAGCAGCCCAAGGGTCCCTCCGGCGGTACCAAGCTTGCCAAGAAGCAGCCTGAGCCTAAGAAGGCCGCCGCTCCCAAGAAGGtcgccgagaagaaggagagtgCCGAGAAGCCCGTCGCTAAGAAGCCCGCTGCTAAGAAGGCTGCTGCTCCCAAGAAGCCCGCagctgagaagaaggccgctgcccccaagaaggctgccgctgagaagaagacaactGAGAAGAAGACTACCGACAAGGCCGAAAAGACCGAGAAGGCTGAGAAGGCTGCTCCTGCTAAGGCTGCCCCCAAGAAGGCTGCCGCTCCTAAGAAGGCTGCTGCCCCCAAGAAG ACTGCCGACAAGGCTGAGAAGCCCGAGACAGCTCTTACAAAGACAAAGGCCGGCCGTGTCGCAAAGACCACAAAGGCTGCCCCCGCCAAGAAGGCCGCTGCACCTAAAAAGGCAGCGCCCAAGAAGGCCGCTGCTACCAAGGCGTAA
- a CDS encoding hypothetical protein (TransMembrane:12 (i29-51o57-75i87-113o119-145i268-288o294-311i318-339o370-391i403-422o463-485i492-512o518-539i)) has protein sequence MTVNSNDVIRLAQAIRLAAKNNSTKFLRAWFYVPLGITVMLAACFGIDSLFHKFNVAFPASVTCMMLLFLALIASESSLGTHKTRELINIIDVPAGWSLRWMGVFFTPSFVLLPLSPPIGIVEVMIIIAIFIIGFFVMMALVAWITRTLQLALGVSRRSKSQRAEELGRQTPDIPMCEIQTPGISRRTSISHAGSQVPLISASVPNSGPASAAPSRPQTPPQLRLQEHHYSNGNAPDTSIESLSIPTVLPQIPLPPPKVELWAARISANIDVATFAGLLFFIGIPIYYSTGYGMPIHLAVNVLAWFAAMAIPPKWKQFLHPVLVSSFATVFIIWALAAIRTDSLTSTLHAYRTGAKYIELWRRAAQKQDLLPGAGDVFGTLLDASIVALALPMFQYRRELRTHFISIVVPNVAISVGSLLAYPPLCYACGISAARSLAFASRSLTLALAVPATVNLGGDVNTAAALAIISGILGAVLGGRILRWLRVPEDDYVTRGVTLGVNSSAIATSVLLRTDPRAAALSSLSMSLFGTITVLFTSIPPAATFVRGFVGL, from the exons ATGACAGTAAATTCCAACGATGTTATTCGATTGGCTCAAGCCATCAGACTG GCTGCCAAAAACAACAGCACCAAATTCCTGCGTGCCTGGTTCTATGTACCACTGGGAATCACAGTAATGCTTGCAGCCTGTTTTGGGATCGATTCGCTATTTCACAAGTTCAATGTTGCATTCCCTGCTTCTGTCACTTGCATGATGTTGCTATTCCTTGCCCTCATCGCCAGTGAGTCATCATTAGGGACTCATAAAACTAGAGAGTTGATCAATATTATCGATGTACCC GCTGGCTGGTCACTTCGATGGATGGGTGTCTTCTTTACGCCATCATTCGTCCTCCTACCTCTAAGTCCGCCCATAGGAATTGTCGAGGTCATGATTATAATTGCAATTTTCA TTATTGGTTTCTTTGTCATGATGGCTCTGGTAGCCTGGATCACTCGTACTCTTCAACTTGCTCTCGGCGTCTCAAGACGTTCCAAATCTCAGCGAGCTGAAGAACTCGGTCGTCAGACACCAGACATTCCGATGTGTGAGATTCAGACTCCTGGTATCTCGCGCCGTACAAGCATCTCTCATGCCGGTTCCCAGGTTCCCCTTATATCTGCATCAGTGCCGAATTCAGGGCCAGCCTCGGCAGCGCCATCCCGTCCTCAGACTCCACCACAGTTACGGCTCCAGGAACATCACTACTCGAATGGTAATGCTCCTGATACTTCAATTGAATCTCTCAGTATACCTACTGTCCTCCCACAAATTCCTTTGCCGCCGCCCAAGGTCGAGTTGTGGGCGGCGCGTATTTCAGCAAACATCGATGTGGCGACATTCGCGGGACTGCTTTTCTTCATTGGCATCCCTATATATTACTCGACCGGTTACGGTATGCCTATTCATCTGGCTGTCAACGTTCTCGCTTGGTTTGCTGCCATGGCCATTCCTCCAAAGTGGAAACAGTTCCTCCATCCAGTCCTAGTATCGTCTTTCGCAACAGTGTTCATCATATGGGCACTTGCAGCAATTCGCACCGATAGCTTGACGTCAACACTTCACGCATACCGTACTGGAGCAAAGTACATAGAGTTATGGCGCCGCGCAGCACAGAAGCAGGATCTTCTTCCCGGTGCAGGAGATGTCTTTGGTACTCTTCTCGACGCCAGCATTGTGGCCCTCGCCTTGCCCATGTTTCAGTACCGTCGTGAGCTCCGCACGCATTTCATCTCCATTGTCGTGCCAAACGTTGCTATCAGCGTGGGTTCTCTGCTGGCATACCCACCCTTGTGTTACGCATGCGGAATCTCGGCAGCCCGCAGTCTCGCATTTGCATCGCGCAGCTTGACGCTCGCACTCGCCGTCCCCGCGACTGTGAACCTCGGTGGCGATGTCAATACAGCAGCTGCGTTGGCTATCATCAGTGGGATTTTGGGCGCTGTACTTGGAGGGCGTATATTGCGCTGGCTGCGAGTTCCCGAGGATGATTACGTGACTCGCGGAGTGACACTGGGCGTTAACTCGAGCGCCATCGCGACGTCCGTGCTGTTACGGACTGACCCTCGAGCTGCGGCTTTGTCGAGTTTGTCTATGAGTTTGTTTGGAACAATCACTGTCTTGTTCACTTCCATACCACCCGCAGCAACATTTGTACGAGGGTTTGTAGGTTTATGA
- a CDS encoding hypothetical protein (BUSCO:25233at5125), which translates to MFRPILRQCARRAATPLRPCATRTFASASGPSFNWEDPLASNNLLTEEERAIGDTAERYCQEQLLPRVLKAYRDESYDPKILEEMGELGLLGATIEGYECAGVSSVAGGLITRAVERVDSGYRSGMSVQSSLVMGGIYEHGSAEQKEKFLPKMAKGKLLGAFGLTEPNHGSDPGSMETVAKPHPTKKGYYSLSGAKTWITNSPIADVLMVWAKLQETGKIRGFLVERKDCPPGTLETPAIKDKNGLRASITGMIQLDNCPVPENNMFPEVEGLRGPFSCLNNARYGIAMGVMGALEDCLARARTYSLERKQFKGNPLARYQLVQKKLADASTDAAYGTLAAIQVGRLKDEGKATPEMISMVKRQNCDTALRNARLLQEIFGGNAASDEYMIGRHVANLFVTQTYEGQSDIHSLILGRAITGIQAFV; encoded by the exons ATGTTTCGCCCTATCCTCAGACAATGCGCTCGAAGAGCCGCCACTCCTCTGCGGCCATGCGCTACACGAACATTTGCCTCGGCATCAGGACCAAGCTTTAACTGGGAGGATCCCTTGGCCTCTAATAACCTCTTGACTGAGGAGGAACGGGCCATTGGAGATACTGCAGAGAGATACTGCCAGGAACAATTATTGCCCCGCGTTCTGA AGGCCTACCGCGATGAATCCTACGACCCAAAGATTCTTGAGGAGATGGGCGAACTCGGACTGTTGGGTGCTACAATCGAGGGTTATGAGTGTGCAGGCGTTTCTTCTGTTGCTGGTGGTCTGATCACCAGAGCTGTGGAGAGAGTCGACAGTGGCTACCGATCTGGCATGTCCGTCCAGTCTTCATTGGTGATGGGTGGTATATACGAGCATGGATCTGCTGAGCAGAAGGAGAAGTTTCTCCCTAAAATGGCCAAAGGCAAGTTACTTGGTGCCTTTGGTCTAACAGAACCCAACCATGGCAGTGACCCTGGAAGCATGGAGACGGTGGCCAAGCCGCATCCTACAAAGAAGGGCTACTACTCTTTAAGCGGTGCAAAGACATGGATCACCAACAGTCCCATCGCAGATGTGTTGATGGTGTGGGCAAAACTTCAGGAGACTGGCAAGATTCGGGGTTTCCTAGTAGAACGTAAGGACTGCCCACCAGGCACCCTCGAGACACCAGCCATCAAGGATAAGAACGGCCTTCGTGCTTCCATCACAGGAATGATCCAGCTCGACAACTGTCCTGTGCCAGAGAACAACATGTTCCCCGAAGTCGAGGGTCTCAGGGGTCCTTTCAGTTGCTTGAACAACGCTCGATATGGCATTGCAATGGGCGTCATGGGTGCTCTGGAGGACTGTCTCGCCCGAGCTCGAACATATTCTCTTGAGCGAAAGCAATTCAAGGGTAACCCTCTTGCTAGGTACCAGCTTGTGCAGAAGAAACTCGCCGATGCATCAACAGATGCTGCCTACGGTACACTCGCAGCCATCCAGGTTGgtcgcctcaaggatgagggCAAGGCGACGCCTGAGATGATCAGTATGGTGAAGCGACAGAACTGCGACACTGCTCTACGAAACGCTCGTCTCCTCCAGGAGATCTTTGGAGGTAATGCGGCCAGTGATGAGTATATGATTGGTCGCCATGTGGCAAACCTGTTTGTGACTCAGACATACGAGGGCCAAAGTGATATTCACA GTCTCATTCTTGGTCGAGCTATCACTGGTATCCAAGCGTTTGTATAA
- the UBC1 gene encoding Ubiquitin-conjugating enzyme E2 1 (BUSCO:52042at5125), with protein sequence MALKRINKELTDLGRDPPSSCSAGPVGEDLFHWQATIMGPVSCPLTWYEDALPGNTAGWLMGGRSPQPHAGASSDSPYSGGVFFLAIHFPTDYPFKPPKVNFTTRIYHPNINSNGSICLDILRDQWSPALTISKVLLSICSMLTDPNPDDPLVPEIAHVYKTDRPRYEATAREWTRKYAI encoded by the exons ATGGCTCTCAAGCGTATTAACAAGGAGTTGACTGATCTCGGCCG AGACCCTCCCTCTTCCTGCTCCGCTGGCCCTGTTGGCGAGGATCTG TTTCACTGGCAAGCTACGATTATGGGTCCTGTAAGCTGCCCCCTGACTTGGTATGAGGATGCGCTGCCCGGCAATACAGCTGGCTGGCTTATGGGCGGACGAAGCCCTCAGCCGCATGCCGGTGCATCC TCTGACTCCCCTTACTCCGGCGGTGTCTTCTTCCTTGCGATTCACTTCCCCACCGACTACCCCTTCAAGCCTCCCAAGGTGAACTTCACCACACGTATCTACCACCCCAACATCAACTCCAACGGAAGCATCTGCTTGGACATTCTCCGAGACCAGTGGAGCCCTGCTCTGACCATCTCTAAAG TTCTTCTGTCCATCTGCTCAATGCTAACGGATCCTAACCCTGACGACCCTCTGGTGCCTGAGATCGCCCATGTCTACAAGACTGACCGACCCCGATACGAGGCTACAGCCCGAGAGTGGACTCGAAAGTACGCCATTTAA